The genomic segment CTAATGGTACTCACGGTATCGAGCGATCGCCACCACACTTCAAAGGCTTCTACTTCTTCGTCTAAAAGCACTTCGGCTTCCATCGCCATCTTGCGGCGGCTTTCTTGGTTCTGCGCCACCACGGCTTTCAAGTCATCCACATTAAAGGCTTGTACGTTTTCTAGCTCATTCACATCCGCCGCGACATTCCGAGGTACAGAGATATCAAACAACATCAATGGCTGATGCGGCTCCAGCGTGGCTTCCAGCTTTGTCCGATCAAGCAACGGATCAGTGGAGGCGGTACTCGTAAACACCAAATCCGAGGATGCGATCGTCCTCATCATTTCCGAAAGAGGATAGAGTTCTAGATCGGCATCTGGAAACTGGTTGGCTAATTCTTTGGATCGCCCCTGAGAACGATTAATAATCGAGATGCTTGCCGCCCCTTTCGCCAAGAGGTGTTGCACCAGCAGGCGGGACATCTTACCTGCACCAATAATCGCAACGCGGCAGGCGGCTAAGTTCTGCACTTTCATCTGAGCCAATTCTACCGCCGCAGAACTAATAGAAACGGCACCTGTCCCAATGCTGGTTTCTGTGCGGACGCGCTTACCAGCCGTAAGCGCCTGTTTAAAGAGTCGGTTGAGTAGACGTCCGATCCCCTTATACTGTTGACCGAGTTTATGGGTATTTTTGACCTGGGCTAGAATCTGCCCTTCTCCCAAAACTAAGCTGTCAAGACCGGCTGCCACGCGCATCAGATGCATCACGGCATCTTGATGCAACAAGATAAACAGGTGATGTCGTAGCTGGTGTAAGGGAATTTGACCTAATTCTGAAAGAAACTGGGTCAATTCTTGAACGCCTTGTGCAGTTTCTGTGGCAACGATGTAAATTTCTAGGCGATTGCAAGTGCTGAGTATGGCGACTTCTTCAATGTGTGGGTAACTACATAGCTGTTGCGTCACGCTTTCCACTTTCGCTTCTTGAATGCTCAGTTTTTCCCGAACTTCAACTGGCGCTGTCTTGTGGCTTAGACCTACGACTGCGATATTCATGTTCTCTCCAACTATTTGTCGTCTTGGCGGTCGGATGTCACGAGGTTTGTCAATTTGTCAATATTATGAGGGATGGTTCAACCCGTCTAATCTCAAAAATTTAGACTTATCTAACCATCGAGTCAACTGCTTCACCCACTCTTGGGATGAAGCTTGTCCCTAGCCAAGATTCTGGGCTGAAACAAGCTGGCTAATTGACCGTAGCCCTAAAATGCTCTCAGAGTCAGACTATGCTTTGTCACTCCTTTCCCTGAGAAACCCAAACCCTATACATGGCAATTGCTTGTATCTTTGTGTTGGGTTCCAAAATTGTTTCCCTATTCAGCCATAGCTGATAGTTTTGTGCCTGGGTTAAAAGGGCGGATTTAGCTTCTTTCCCGCTTTCTTCCCTAGCCACTCTTGGGATAGGGTTTCCTGGCGGGAAAAGTTCATAAAGTATTTGTGAAGTTAAAGTGTGTGTGAAGTGTTGGAAAAAAGGTTTATTTAAACCAGAGATTAAACTCTGAACATAGAAGGATGAAGTTTGAACTCCTTCTTACTTCATCCTTCATAACTTGTTGTAACCCAGTATTCCTACCTCAGTTGGATGTACTTAGGTTCATCCCACATATGGATAGTGTCCACAAACCGTGCCGTCCGTGACTGGCTGGAAATGACCAGGCTTTGGGTGCGTGCCCCACCATGGAAGAAGCGGACGCCTTCCATCAGAGTGCCTGGGGTAATTCCACTCGCCGCAAACAGTACGGTTTGACCAGAGGCGAGTTCGTCGGAGTTGTACACCTTGTCTGGATCGTTAATATTCATGGATTTGAGCCGATCCAGGTTGCTCTCTTTGCTTTCCCCAATCAGACCGGTTTTGACAACGGCTGGGTCATAAATCAATTGACCCTGGAAGTGTCCACCCAAGCAGCGCATCGCGGCGGCTGAGATGACGCCTTCGGGCGCAGCACCAATTCCCATCAGAGCATGAATATTGGTACCCGCAAAGGCACAGGAGATGGCAGCAGAGACATCCCCGTCGCTAATCAGCCGCACTCTGGCACCCGCTTCGCGAATTTCTTTAATCAGTTCGTTATGGCGATCGCGCTTCATCACCACGACGACCAGTTCTTCAATCGAGCGATTCAAGCACTCAGAGAGAATTTTCAGGTTTTCGGTGGCTGACTTGTTAATATCGACATGTCCTGCGGCCTGTGGTGGTGCTGCCAGCTTTTTCATGTAAAAGTCAGGGGCAGCAAACAAACCCCCTTTCTCAGCAATTGCCAACACAGCCATGGAACCGGGTTGCCCGTAAGCGACTAGGTTGGTGCCTTCGCAGGGATCAACGGCAATGTCAATCTCAACCAGTTCGTCTGGATTGCAGACGGTGTGGGCATCCTCGCGGGTACAAATGCCGACTTCTTCACCAATGTAGAGCATGGGGGCGTCGTCTCGCTCCCCTTCTCCAATCACGATGCGACCGCGCATGTAAATTTTGTTCATCCGCTCCCGCATGGCTTCCACTGCCACATGGTCAGCGGTGTTTTTGTCGCCTTTACCCATCCATCGGGCCGATGCGATCGCGGCTTGTTCGACAACTTCAATAATCTCTAAACCTAATGTGTTTTCCACGACACCCGTTCTCCCAACTGCTTGATTTTGCGACGTTTTGTCTGGCTATTCCAGTTTTCAAGTCTATCAGAGGGGGTACCCCTAGAAGTCAGTGAACTCTGAGAGTCATGTTAAGTTTTGCTGCAATCTCAGCAGTATACTTCTGGTGTATGACAACGGAATGGTGCCTCTGGAGCTGAAATCCTGAGAATTCTTAAGATTTTCTAAGTTTTAGAGGATCAAGGAGCGTTCTTCTGTAAGACGTGTATGACCATGACAGAAAGGGTGGAATTGGGCGAGTTGCGCTCCACGTGACGAAAGCATGCTCGCGCCTTTAAGCCGAGGAGTGTCAAGAATACTGAATTCGTGTGGATGGAGAATCGCCAGTTTCAACTCGCTACATTAACACTACATTCAGGAATTAAGTAATTGCTTTAGGCTTAATGAAAGCCAATAAAATCCGCAATTTTAGAAGATGCTCGACTTCCTCAATCCTCTTTTAGGACGCCATCCAGACCGTGTGAAAGCTAACGTTGAAATCTATACGTGGCAAACTTGCCCCTTCTGCATCCGCGCCAAGATGCTGCTGTGGTGGAAAGGCGTCAACTACACAGAGTACAAAATCGACGGTGACGAAGCGGCTAGAAGCAAAATGGCTGAACGGGCGAATGGTCGTCGGACAGTGCCACAAATTTTCATCAACGACCAGCATTTGGGTGGCTGTGATGACCTCCATGCCTTAGATACGAAAGGTCAGTTAGACCCCCTGCTCGCACAGCCAGCTACGGCTTAAAATCCTTGGTTTCCGAAATTACCCCACCCTCCATTGAAGACCCAGTATATCTCGTGCATCGACAATGGATGAGCCGTGCGATCGTACTTGCCCAGTCAGCGGGCAATGCAGGAGAAGTGCCAGTCGGTGCCGTTATCGTTGACGCCAATAATCACCTCATTGCGGTAGCCGAAAATCGCCGAGAGCGTGACAAAGACCCAACCGCCCATGCTGAAATTCTCGCTCTGAGGGCGGCAGGGCAAGCGCTACAAACCTGGCATCTCAATACTTGCACCCTCTACGTGACTCTAGAACCTTGTCCCATGTGTGCCGGCGCGATTGTTTTAGCAAGGCTGGGTTTGCTCGTTTATGGAGTGGACGATCCCAAAACTGGCACAATCCGCACCGTGGCTAATATTCCTGAGAGTGCCTGCTCGAATCATCGATTGCCCGTCATTGCTGGAATTATGGAATCAGCCTGTCGCCAGCAATTGCAATCTTGGTTTACTCATCGGCGTCACCGATAAATATCGCATCGCACAATCTTACTCATGACAGCGACAGAAGTGTCCCCTTAGTAGGAGACAGGAGTTGCTCACAAACCCTAAGGTAAGAGTGAAGAGAAGGATGCATGAAACCTGATGATTCAACTCGACTCCCGCGAACGCACTCAAGTAAGGACCCAACGGGTAGAATACACTGGCGAGAAGTTAACTCCGGCAAAAGCAACTCCTGTTACTTCCCGTGTTTGCCACTGGTTAACTCTGATCCTCTACCCCTTGGCTCGTTGGATTCTCATGCCGCTTTACTTCCGTCATCTGAAAGTGACGGGACAAGAAAACCTCCCTACCACAGGTCCAGTTATCTTAGCTCCTACCCATCGTTCTCGTTGGGATGCATTGCTCATTCCCTATGCAGCGGGAAAACATGTCACCGGACGAGATTTGCGATACATGGTTTCAGAAGATGAAATAAAAGGGATACAAGGTTGGTTCATCCGGCGCATGGGAGGATTTCCCGTGAATACTCGGCATCCAGGAGTGGGCAGTTTCCGTCACAGCCTTGAACTCCTGCGCCAGGGTGAAGCACTGGTAATCTTTCCCGAAGGCGATATTTTCCGGGATGGTCATGTTCAACCCCTTAAACCCGGTATGGCTCGTATTGCCCTGCAAGCGGAGGCCAGTAAACTGGGTCAAAATTTGGTCATCGTACCGATTAGCCTTCGTTATAGCAATCCTATCCCGCACTGGCGCTGTGATGCCACAGTAACCATTGGAAAGCCTTTAAAGGTGGCGAATTATTGCACCCAATCAACCAAGAAAAGCGCTGAAAAACTAACCCATGACTTGGAAATGGCAATGAAAAATCTGGATGAAGAGAAGGCGTTAACCGAGTTGCGGCCAGTCCCAATCCCTCAACACTACTAGAATTAGAGGTAGTCAGCGTAATTGCCCTTAAAAATTCCCTTTCATTGTTCAAGTCAGTTGTTTTGTCGCTTATTGAATGAAGTGACGACTGATGTTGGGGAGCTGGGAAGATTAATCTAACAGCCAACAATTGGCTTGATAGAAAATTTTTAATTTACTATGTTCTCTAATCATCCGAATCCGAAGTTTCAATAAAAAACTATCACCTTCTATCGGTTTGTTAAGTTGTTCGAGAAGCGAGAAGTCTATTAATTTCCTGCAACATTTCGTCAATGTCAGAATCTTTCGCTAAAAATCCATCAGCTAAAGGGCAGATTTCTCTACCTTCTTCCAAAGGATTTCTCGCGATCCATCCTGTAAATAAAACAAGTACAGGAGGGTTTTTTAAAGTTTCTTTTAAATATTTAATTAATTCACAACCATTGTAAATTTTCATTTCTTGATTTGGAATAATACTTAGATCAATAAGAACTAAATCATATACCTGCGATTTCATCCCTTCCAAAAAAAATTTTGTCTCCGTAAAAGTAGAGACTTGAAAATAATTACTTAAGAAGCATTGCATCACTTGGCAAAAGCCACTATTGTCATCTAATATAGCCAAATTGTACATTTATCGATCCTTTTAAGAAGTTTCAGAAATTCCTGAGTAACCAACAGTTACAAATCTTAGGAATTTCCTCTATTTTATCTGGTTTTACAAGTTGATTAAGTTCTTCTAAAAATGAATCAAAGTCCAAAATTTGTCTAGCATAAAAAAACAATTTGTGAGGTTTTTAGCAGATATTGCTGTTCATTGACCAAAGCATAGGCCGTCATCAAAATAATGGGAATGTGAGTCGTTGGGGGTTGAGTTTTAAGCAAGCGTGATAAGTCTGCTACACTGACTGATTTATCTTTCCACTCTGCACCAAGCACATTAACATCCATAATTACTACGTCTGCATTTCCGGATTGGCAGTGCCGGGAAACTTCCGTTTATTCATTTGTAATGTAGATTTGATGAGCTTCGGTACATTGAATCGGTGTAGGGCTAGTCTTGGCAAGCAGAGTATCGTCATCTACAAGAAGAATCTTCAAACTAAACCTCCTTCTAAATCATTAGGGAAAAAGGGGTTTATTGTTGGTGGGAATAAATTCGGATGAATGATGAACTATGGCTGCTTCATCCTAGTCCTTTCCAATCGTTATTCCTCAGTCTGATCTTTTACGGACTAGATCGAGTCAGGCAATGTAACGGTTACTGTTGTGCGCTGATTTTTGCCTGGGCGGGCGCAATTGACAGTTGTTCGGCTATAGCTGACTGACGCCTGCAACTCGTTATGGGATGTAACAATCCCCCACAAGCCAGAAAGTCCGACATGCTCTTGGTTTTTTCGGAGGACTCATTTTTATTTTTTGTTATTAAATTTGTATTTAAGTTAACTTCAAGATAATGATTCTTGATGATATATTTTAGTACTTAAGAATAAAAATAATTTTTGTAAATTTTTTGGGGATTCGGCTTTACAAGGGGAGCAATTCTTTTCCCGTTCAGCTTGGGCTAAGCTTCACCAGAAAAGAATTTACGCCTTGCCTCTACATCTTGGGTAAAAGCAGGGCAACCACAGAGGGATTGCCTCTAAAGGTGGTGTTTGTGCGTAAGTCGTAAGAAAAAGAAAAAGCTCCTGCATAGGCAGGAGCCTTTCAAATATCTCAGCTTTAGCTTTTGTGAGAATCTAGCAACCTAGTCAAGGTCGGGCATGGACAGCACCGGCTCAGTAGCACGGTCGATTCCTTTCTCAAATCCAGCCGCCGCCGCACGAGCGCGACCCGCGTGCCAGAGGTGACCCACCAGGAAGAAGAAGCCCATCACAAAGTGGAAACAAGCCAACCAAGAACGAGGAGACACGTAGTTGAAGGAGTTAATCTCCGTAGCCACGCCACCCACCGAGTTGAGAGAACCCAGAGGAGCATGGGTCATGTACTCAGCCGCACGACGAGCTTGCCAAGGTTGAATATCATTGTTGATCTTGTTCAGGTCAAGACCATTGGGACCGCGTAGAGGCTCCAACCAGGGGCCTTGGAAATCCCAGAAGCGCATCGTTTCACCACCGAAGATGATTTCGCCGGTAGGAGAGCGCATCAGGTATTTACCTAGACCGGTTGGACCTTGAGCAGAACCGACGTTCGCACCTAGGCGTTGGTCACGAATTAAAAAGGTCAGGGCTTGAGCTTGAGAAGCCTCAGGGCCAGTAGGACCGTAAAATTCGCTGGGGTAAGCGGTGTTGTTGAACCAGACAAAGCAAGCAGCAACAAAGCCCATTAGGGACAGTGCACCTAAGCTGTAGGAGAGGTAAGCTTCTCCAGACCAGATGGAGGCGCGACGAGACCAAGCGAAGGGCTTGGTGAGGATGTGCCAAATGCCACCAGCGATACAGGTCAGACCGACCCAAATGTGACCGCCGATGATGTCTTCCATGTTGTTGACGCTGATAATCCAGCCTTCGCCACCGAAGGGAGCCTTCAGCAGGTAACCGAAGATAATGGCTGGGTTCAGAGTCGGGTTGGTAATGACACGAACGTCACCACCACCGGGTGCCCAAGTATCATACACACCACCAAAGAACATCGCCTTGGCAACCAACAGGAGGGCACCCAATCCCAACACGATCAGGTGGAAACCCAAAATGGTGGTCATCTTGTTCTTGTCTTTCCAGTCATAACCGAAGAAGGAAGAGTACTCTTCTAAGGTTTCTGGACCGCGAACCGCGTGGTAGATACCGCCTAAGCCCAAAACGGCAGAGGAGATTAAGTGCAGCACACCGACCACAAAGTACGGGAAGGTATCGATAACTTCACCACCAGGGCCAACACCCCAGCCCAGAGTGGCTAGGTGAGGCAGTAGAATTAAGCCCTGTTCGTACATGGGCTTTTCGGGTACAAAGTGAGCGACCTCAAACAAGGTCATAGCTCCAGCCCAGAAGACAATGAGTCCAGAGTGGGCAACGTGAGCACCCAGCAATTTACCGGAGAGGTTGATCAGACGGGCATTACCAGCCCACCAGGCAAAACCTGATGATTCTTGGTCACGATTTCCCGCAACTATTGAATTACTAGAGAGTGTTACCACTGGGTAGTACCTCTTTCAAAATGATGGATGATAAACCAGGAGCGATGAATGCTGAAGATTGAGAATTC from the Microcoleus sp. AS-A8 genome contains:
- a CDS encoding 1-acyl-sn-glycerol-3-phosphate acyltransferase, translating into MIQLDSRERTQVRTQRVEYTGEKLTPAKATPVTSRVCHWLTLILYPLARWILMPLYFRHLKVTGQENLPTTGPVILAPTHRSRWDALLIPYAAGKHVTGRDLRYMVSEDEIKGIQGWFIRRMGGFPVNTRHPGVGSFRHSLELLRQGEALVIFPEGDIFRDGHVQPLKPGMARIALQAEASKLGQNLVIVPISLRYSNPIPHWRCDATVTIGKPLKVANYCTQSTKKSAEKLTHDLEMAMKNLDEEKALTELRPVPIPQHY
- the psbC gene encoding photosystem II reaction center protein CP43, translated to MVTLSSNSIVAGNRDQESSGFAWWAGNARLINLSGKLLGAHVAHSGLIVFWAGAMTLFEVAHFVPEKPMYEQGLILLPHLATLGWGVGPGGEVIDTFPYFVVGVLHLISSAVLGLGGIYHAVRGPETLEEYSSFFGYDWKDKNKMTTILGFHLIVLGLGALLLVAKAMFFGGVYDTWAPGGGDVRVITNPTLNPAIIFGYLLKAPFGGEGWIISVNNMEDIIGGHIWVGLTCIAGGIWHILTKPFAWSRRASIWSGEAYLSYSLGALSLMGFVAACFVWFNNTAYPSEFYGPTGPEASQAQALTFLIRDQRLGANVGSAQGPTGLGKYLMRSPTGEIIFGGETMRFWDFQGPWLEPLRGPNGLDLNKINNDIQPWQARRAAEYMTHAPLGSLNSVGGVATEINSFNYVSPRSWLACFHFVMGFFFLVGHLWHAGRARAAAAGFEKGIDRATEPVLSMPDLD
- a CDS encoding glutamyl-tRNA reductase, which encodes MNIAVVGLSHKTAPVEVREKLSIQEAKVESVTQQLCSYPHIEEVAILSTCNRLEIYIVATETAQGVQELTQFLSELGQIPLHQLRHHLFILLHQDAVMHLMRVAAGLDSLVLGEGQILAQVKNTHKLGQQYKGIGRLLNRLFKQALTAGKRVRTETSIGTGAVSISSAAVELAQMKVQNLAACRVAIIGAGKMSRLLVQHLLAKGAASISIINRSQGRSKELANQFPDADLELYPLSEMMRTIASSDLVFTSTASTDPLLDRTKLEATLEPHQPLMLFDISVPRNVAADVNELENVQAFNVDDLKAVVAQNQESRRKMAMEAEVLLDEEVEAFEVWWRSLDTVSTISCLRDKIETIREQELEKALSRLGSEFAEKHQEIIEALTRGIVNKILHDPMVQLRAEQDIEARRRAMQSLQILFNLDSGEQFS
- a CDS encoding response regulator, which translates into the protein MYNLAILDDNSGFCQVMQCFLSNYFQVSTFTETKFFLEGMKSQVYDLVLIDLSIIPNQEMKIYNGCELIKYLKETLKNPPVLVLFTGWIARNPLEEGREICPLADGFLAKDSDIDEMLQEINRLLASRTT
- the glpX gene encoding class II fructose-bisphosphatase, with the translated sequence MENTLGLEIIEVVEQAAIASARWMGKGDKNTADHVAVEAMRERMNKIYMRGRIVIGEGERDDAPMLYIGEEVGICTREDAHTVCNPDELVEIDIAVDPCEGTNLVAYGQPGSMAVLAIAEKGGLFAAPDFYMKKLAAPPQAAGHVDINKSATENLKILSECLNRSIEELVVVVMKRDRHNELIKEIREAGARVRLISDGDVSAAISCAFAGTNIHALMGIGAAPEGVISAAAMRCLGGHFQGQLIYDPAVVKTGLIGESKESNLDRLKSMNINDPDKVYNSDELASGQTVLFAASGITPGTLMEGVRFFHGGARTQSLVISSQSRTARFVDTIHMWDEPKYIQLR
- the grxC gene encoding glutaredoxin 3 — protein: MLDFLNPLLGRHPDRVKANVEIYTWQTCPFCIRAKMLLWWKGVNYTEYKIDGDEAARSKMAERANGRRTVPQIFINDQHLGGCDDLHALDTKGQLDPLLAQPATA
- a CDS encoding nucleoside deaminase, producing MSRAIVLAQSAGNAGEVPVGAVIVDANNHLIAVAENRRERDKDPTAHAEILALRAAGQALQTWHLNTCTLYVTLEPCPMCAGAIVLARLGLLVYGVDDPKTGTIRTVANIPESACSNHRLPVIAGIMESACRQQLQSWFTHRRHR